The genomic stretch CCGCCTCCCATGCGAACAGCATACTTCTCTAACCCTCGAAGTCCAGGCGTCGTTTTACGCGTATCACAAATCTGTGTGTGCGTACCTTCCATCATTTTTCTCGCTTGAAAAGTCATTGTTGCAATACCACTCATGCGTTGAATAAGATTTAAAATAACGCGCTCTCCTGTTAAAATTGCTTGGATCGGTCCATGAACCTTTGCAATGATATCCCCAGCTTTAACATGTTCCCCGTCTCTTTTATACAGCTGAACTTCCGCTTGTTGATTTATTAGGTAAAAGCCTTCTGCAATAATACTATCACCCACAAAGATCCCACTTTGCTTAGCAACAATTTCAGCGTATCCCGTTTCGTGACGTGAAAAAATGGCTTCACTCGTCAAATCTTGATCTCCAATATCTTCAATGAAAAATTGATGAAGTAGTGTTTTAATCTTTAATGCATTCACAAAATCCCCTCTTTTCTGTCATTAATTATGCATATTTAAGCCAGTACACCCTCTAAAGAATGAATAATCTTTTGTTTCTCCCAACTATGTTCCTTATATGGGAAATCAGATCGATAGTGAGCGCCTCTGCTTTCACATCGATTTATCGCTGAAGATGCTATAAGCTTTCCAAGCTTTAGCATTGCCATTCGCTGTCTTTGTTGCTTTGAATATGAAGTTACGACTTTAAGCCTTAACAAATTCAGCTCATGTTCAAACCAATTTATTGCCTCCTGTAGACCAGCTGCATTTCTAATTATCCCTACGTGCTGCATCATAACCGCTTGAATATCTACTTGGTTCATAGTGAAAGATTCCTCAAACCTTGAAACTTGCTCGTCTACTTTATAGTCTATGACTTGACGACTTTCTGTTGATAGGATATGTTCCCCTACTCGTCTACCGAATACGATACACTCTAACAACGAGTTGCTTGCTAAACGATTTGCACCATGCACCCCTGTACAAGCTACTTCTCCTACAGCATAAAGATAAGGAATAGTCGTTTCTCCATGCTCGTTAACCTTTATTCCCCCCATCAAAAAGTGGGCTCCCGGTATGACTGGTATTCTTTTTTGAGAAAGGTCAATATTTGCTTTTTGACAAAGAGCTTTTATTGTTGGAAAGCGCTCATTAAACTTTTCTACCTCACTAATATCTAAAAAGACGTCTTTTCCTCTTTGCATTTGTTCAAAAACTGCTCTGGCTACAATATCTCGTGAAGATAGGTCTTCAAACGGCTGAATTCCTTTCATGAAGTACTCTCCATCTTCAGTTACGAGCACACCACCTTCACCACGCACAGCCTCTGATACCAATCCAACTGCATGATTCCCCTTTCGCAATAGCGTAGGGTGAAACTGAATAAATTCTAAATCTTCAAGTTCTGCTCCTGCATCATAAGCCAGCATCACCCCTTCTCCAGTGGCATGAACATGATTGGATGTATACTGATACAAGCCGCCAATTCCGCCAGTAGCCACTACAACGTGCTCTGCCAAATACGCTTGCATCTGTCCTCTTCTTCCTTCTCCAATGGCTCCAATGCAGCCTCTGTCGTCACAAATTAGCTTCTGAATGACTTGATGCTCTATGATTTCAACATGAGGTAATACTCGCTTCTTTAAAAATGAAAATAGCAAAGCACCCGTTTTATCTCCTCCTGCATGCAAGATTCGATTTAATCGATGAGCTCCTTCTCGACCAAAATGAAAATCTCCATTTTTCAACTGATCAAACTTCATTCCATCAGCGATAAAGTCCCATACGCAGCTAACACCTTCTTTAGCCAGTATATGTACTGTTTCTTCAATGCAGTGGCTACTTCCAGCTGCTAACGTATCATAAGCATGCTCTTGCCAGCCATCATGGTTTCCTACTGCCGCTGCAATTCCTCCCTGTGCCAATATAGAATTGTTTTCTTCTATACGCCCCTTTGTTACCATCGTGACTTTTTTATATGGATACAAAGCATAAGCCGTAGCTAAAGCTGCCAATCCACTCCCAATAATTAATACGTCCGTCTTATGCATGCTTCACCTCTTATACTTCTGTTCATTTTCAAAACAAAAAATAAGACATTAACTTTACATGTGTCTTGACACCTATATTTACATATTATTAAATAAAAGACAAGATATTTTTTATTTTTAAGAAAAGAGGGAAAGCTATGGTTTATCTTGATTATGCGGCAACCACGCCTATGAGTAAGGAATCAATCGAAGCATATAACACAGCTGCTATATCTTATTATGGAAACGCGAACAGTCTACATACGATTGGTACTCAAGCAGGGGACTTGCTTTCTTTATGTCGACACAAGCTCGCTTCTTTTATAAATGGAGATACGCAAGGTATACACTTTACAAGCGGAGGAACAGAGTCCAATATGCTGGCTATTCAATCTCTTCTTCAGCGTACGGAACATAGAGGAAAACATATTATAACGACTTCGTTAGAGCATGCTTCGGTCTTACGAGCGCTTTCTTCTTCTCAAAAAGTTGGTTACACCATTACTTATCTACCGGTTAATAAAGCTGGCGTTGTATCAATAGAAGCTTTGAAACAAGCAATTCAAGAAGATACGGTTCTTGTAGCCATTCAGCATGTCAATCACGAGCTTGGGTCCATTCAGCCAATCCAAGCTATTGGACAGTTGCTAAAAGAACACGGTATTTGGTTTCACTGTGACTGCGTGCAGTCATTTGGAAAAATACCAATTGACGTTGAAAAAGCAAGCATTGATAGTCTATCTGTAGCGAGTCATAAATTATATGGTCCTAAAGGAGTTGGATTTGTTTACATTCGCCCAGCCTCTGGTAAAAGCATTTCTAACCTAATTAATTTAGTTACAGAACACGATAGAGGTACTATGAATGTCCCAGGGATTGTAGCCTTTGCGACAGCTGCAGAACATGCCCATAACCAGTTAAAAAAATCTTACAACCACTTTGAGAACTTAAAATCGTATTTACTTACACAAATTGAGGGCTTACAAGGGTTTGTTCAGATGGAAGCAAATAGTCCCGCTCATTTTCCAGGCATCATTGGACTAACGTTCCGCAACGTACAAGGTCAGTATGTTATGTTACAATGTAATCGTCACAATATCGCAGTAGCAACCGGCAGTGCTTGTACAGTTCATAAACAAGCCCCTCTTCGTTCGTTACTAGCTATTGGAAAAAGCCCCGAGCAAGCCAAAAATTTTATTCGTATTTCCTTTAGTTTGCATACAACTACGGAAGATTTGGATGAACTAATGAAGGTGCTTCATTTATTACATAAAGAGATTATGAAGGAGCGGTAAAAGCATGTCAGAAAATCAACGCAAAGTTTTAGGTGAAGAGCGACGAGAGCTCATTTTACAATGGTTAAAAACTGAGCAACAGCCTATGACGGGCAGTGAACTATCAAAGAGAACAAAGGTAAGCAGACAGGTAATTGTGCAAGATATCTCGCTCTTAAAGGCCCGTAATGAACCCATTCTAGCTACAAGCCAAGGCTATATTTATATGCAATCTCCTAACCAGGCATCCTCTCAGCAACGAATTATTGCTTGTCATCATGCACCTGAAGATACGGAAAAAGAGCTGTTTATGATTGTAGATCATGGAGTATGCGTAAAAGACGTAACCATTGAACATCCCGTGTACGGAGAACTCACGGCTTCAATGATGGTTCAAACTCGTAAAGATGTAGAAGCCTTTTTACAAAAGATTAACCAAACAAATGCAACGTATCTGTCGCAATTAACAGAAGGTACTCACCTTCATACACTTGAAGCTGACACTATTCAGAAGCTTGATGCAGCCTGCGAAGCACTTGAGCAAGCTGGCTACTTATTAAAGAGTGAATAAAAAATCCCGCTATATTTTATAGCGGGATTTTTCGGTCGAGTAACGTATGTGGGTAGCTTCCTAGAATAGCTACCTTACATCCAAGTGCTTCAAGTTCAGCAATAGCGCTTGGTATTAGCACCTCGTCCATTTCTTGTTCAATATCGACAATAAAGAAGTAATTTCCTAGTCCTGTCTTCATTGGTCTTGATTCAATTTTAGATAAATTCAACTTACGCCATGCAAATGCAGACAGTACTTGATGCAGTGCTCCAGCTTGATCCGATGGTAATGTAATCATTAAAGTCGTTTTGTAGCCATTCTCTTGCTCAAATGGCACAGCGCGAGTTCGGTCTTTATGGAGCACGACGAAACGAGTCGTATTATGATCATAATCATGAATATTGGGGCGTGCAATATGAAGCCCATACTCCTTAGCAGCTAATCCGTTGGCAATTGCACCGACTACTTCTTCTGGGTTCTCGCTAACGTACTTTGCAGCAAATGCTGTTGATGTCATTTCTTCCACCGGAACATGTCCCAAGCTACCGTACAAAAACTTATGACACTGCGCAATGGCATGAGGATGTGAATACACAGTCTTAACCTCTTCCCATTTGTCTGCATGATTAGGATGAACCATTAAATGCTGACGAATCGGTAAAACAATCTCACCTACCACGGGAAGGCGATGCTCATGAATTAAATAATCAAGTGTTAAATTAACGGAACCTTCTAATGCATTTTCAAGCGGAACGATTCCATACTCTACGTCTTCGTTATACACCGCATCAATACAAGATGGAATAGTCTTAAAGGGAATCTGCTCATATTCTGAAAACACTTCTTGAACTGCTACATGTGTAAATGTTGCTTTTGGTCCTAAATATCCTACTTTCCCCACGATTCTTCTCTCTCCTGTCTATGTCTGCTTTCTAGTTAAGCACCTGAACCAAGGACTTCAACCTTGTCTACAAATGCAAGCCTTTTTAATTCTCGTAACAAATCGTTCAGCTCAACCTTCATGCTTGCAATATCTAAAGAGAGCGTAACATTTGCTCTTCCTTGTAGCGGAATGGTTTGGTGAATTGTTAACACATTACACCCCGAAGAGGCTACGACACTTAGTAAATGAGATAACGTACCTGAGCGATCTTCCAGGTGAAAAAAGAGTGAAATAATTCGCTGTGTCACAACCGTTTGAAACGGGAACACAGTATCTCTATATTTATAAAAAGCACTCCTGCTTAAGTCAACCTCTTGAACTGCATCAGCTACGGAAGCTGATTTTCCACGTTCAATTAGCAGCTTTGCATCCAGCGTTTTCTTCATGGCTTCTGGCAATACATCTTCTCGTACTAAATAAAACTGCTTATCAGCCTTATCCAAGTCAAGCCCCTCCCCTGTGACATGAATGATTAGTCGATAAATTCGAACTCATATTCAAATAGCTTTACAATATCTCCATCTTTTGCGCCTCTTTCACGAAGCGCTTCGTCTATGCCCATACCACGAAGCTGGCGAGCAAAGCGGCGAACAGATTCGTCTCTTGAGAAATCGGTCATCTTGAACAGCTTTTCAACTTTTTCACCATCTAATACAAATGAACCATCGCTATCACGCGTAATGTGGAATTCTACTTCCTTCTTCTCGTGCTTGTAAAGTACGCGATGAGTTGATAAGTCTTCCTCTTCATGCATTGGGAATTCAGGCGTTGTATCTACAAGGTCAGCAACCGTAAACAACAGTTCACGAATTCCATCACGCGTTGCAGCAGAGATAGGGAATACCTTCACTTCTTCTCCTACTTTTTCTTTAAAGCGCGCTAAATTTTCTTCCGCTTCTGGAATATCCATTTTATTTGCTACTACCACTTGCGGACGCTCTGTTAAGCGTAGGTTGTATTGGCGTAGCTCTTCATTAATTGTTAAATAGTCTTCATAAGGGTCACGACCTTCTAATCCAGACATGTCGACTACGTGAACAATAACACGCGTACGTTCAATATGGCGTAAAAACTGATGTCCTAAACCAACGCCTTCGTGTGCACCTTCAATTAAACCAGGTAGATCCGCCATAACAAAGCTACGGTTGTCTCCTGTTTCAACAACGCCTAAATTTGGTGCAAGCGTTGTAAAATGATACTCGGCAATCTTTGGCTTAGCAGCAGACGTAACGGATAGTAGCGTTGATTTCCCTACGCTTGGAAATCCAACTAATCCAACATCAGCCAATACTTTTAGCTCAAGGATAACATCGCGCTCTTGCCCTGGCTCTCCGTTTTCAGAAAGCTCTGGAGCTGGGTTAGCCGGCGTTGCAAAACGCGTATTTCCTCGACCACCACGTCCCCCTTTTGCAATCACTGCACGCTGACCGTGTTCGACTAAATCTGCGACCGTTTCTTTTGTTTCCGCATCAATCACAACTGTTCCTGGTGGCACTTTAACAATCATTGCTTCTGAATTACGACCATGCTGACCTTTTGACATACCGTGCTCACCACGATCTGCTTTAAAATGTCGCTTATAGCGGAAATCCATAAGTGTACGTAAGCCTTCTTCTACTTCAAAGATAACGTCTGCTCCGTGACCACCGTCACCCCCAGCAGGACCTCCCTTTGGCACATACTTTTCACGACGGAAGGCAACCATACCATTTCCTCCGTCGCCACCTTTCACATATACCTTGACCTGATCTACAAACATGTACTTTCACTCCGTTCTAGTTCATTCTTCTGTACACTTGTACAAAAGAGATCTACTCATGTATTTATTTTAATTTGAATATTAAACTCAGTTGGAAGCATCTCTTGTTCAACGCATGTAAGCATTTGACCATATTCATACCTACCGAGCTGTTCTTGTAAATTTTGCATATCCGTTAGTATTCCACTAAAATCAAAAAAGAAACGAGGTTCCTGCTCTTCTGTGCATAATGAAATACTCAAATAATTATCAGCATGATAATCAATATGAGATTCTAGCAAACCGGTTAAATAACGGCACCATCTGTATAATTCATTATCGTACTTTGATAAATCCTGAGCGTTTCCGAGCACTTCAAGCTCCAACCGAACCGCGTGGTTATACCAGTGATAAGTCATAACAAACCCTGTGAACAAACGCATATTCATGCTTGTCAATTTTGATTCGTGCTGTGACTCGTTCACGATTGTATTGATGATGTCGTTCGCTCGATCTATCCGATTCAGTGCTAAATTGCCTTTAATTAGCTGTATCTTGTTTAGCCAATCATGCCTAGCATATTTTAATACTTCGACAACATCCCACTCTTTTTTCATTTTCGCACTCCTAACTAACTTTTGACTCGAGCATAAGTAACTTCTAGGCGATAAAAACATCTCGCATCATTGTTATTTAATATGTTCGATTATAACAAATTCCAGTGGAGAATAGGTGAATTATTCTACAAAAAGAAAACTCTAACCTCCATTGAGGTTAGAGTTTTCTTTTCACAGCTTATGCTTCTTGAGCTACTGGATATACAGATACTTTTTTACGGTCACGACCGAAACGTTCAAATTTAACGATACCGTCGATTTGAGCGTATAGAGTATCATCTCCACCACGACCTACGTTTGCACCTGGGTAAATTTTAGTACCGCGTTGACGGTATAAAATTGAACCACCAGTTACGAATTGGCCATCAGCACGTTTAGCACCAAGACGTTTCGCGATTGAATCACGACCGTTTTTAGTACTACCTACTCCTTTTTTAGAAGCGAAGAATTGAAGGTCTAATCTTACTAACATGACATCCACCTCCTGTTTAATTGTCGTTAATTTTTATATATTTACTGTAGTCTAATTCGATTGTTTTCAAAGACACAACCATTCCTTCTAGCAAAAGATGAATTTGCTCCAATGCCGATAAATCAACATTTTCTGGAATCTCACAGCGAAGATATCCACCATCTCCACCCTGCTTAATAACTGGCGTTACGCCGGTTATTGAATGAATAGCGTTTAAAGTGCCAAATGAAACTGCCGATGCTCCCGCACAAACAAGATCTTTTCCATGCTCGGAAAATTCAGCATGTCCACTCATCGTGAACCCGTCGATTTGCTTGTTTGCGTTACGAGAAATTGTCACCTTGATCATCAGATGCTAATCTTACGCGTTGATAGCGTCGATAACAACTTTTGTGTAAGGTTGACGGTGACCTTGCTTACGACGATAGTTTTTCTTTGCTTTGTATTTGAATACAGTGATTTTCTTAGCACGACCTTGTTTTTCAACTTTAGCCGTAACTGTTGCACCTTCAACAAATGGAGCACCAACTTTAACGTTGTCGCCACCTACAAATAATACTTTATCAAAAGTAACTGTTTCGCCTTGTTCACCAGCAAGTTTTTCGATGTAGATTGCTTGACCAGCTTCTACTTTAATTTGTTTACCACCAGTTTCGATAATTGCGTACATTCTCTGCACCTCCTCTAAAAACTAAGACTCGCCATCACAGGTGTCCATATCGGACTTAAAACCTGTTCTGAGCGGTTGTAGCACGGGTGCTACAAACCAACATATTAAATCTTACTACAGTATGAAGGTAAGTGTCAATTAGATTTGTAACTTTATTCGTAAAAAGATTACTTTCTTATCCTTTCCTGAATGACAGATTCTTGCCCTACATATTTAATGTGATACGTATGAGAAGCTGAAAGAGTTGACGTACAGTACAACTTTAGTCCAATCATTTCTTCTAACGCATGAAAGAAACCATCTTTCTTTAAGTGTTCTTCTACATCTTCACGCGTTTCAATCCAAATGGCTTCTTCTGTTGAAAATCGATATTCCCATAACTTACGTTCAATTTGAAACGCAATGGTTTCTGCATCCATCACTCGTCCTGTTCCATTGCAAACCTGACAAGCCATCGTTAAGGTAGAACCAATGCTATCGCGTACCTTTTTGCGCGTTAGTTGCAAAATACCAAGTTCAGTAAACCCAACCACAGTAGTACGAACTTCATCTGCTTTAACAATATCTTGAACATACTGTAGCAATACCTCACGATCTTGTCGGCTACTCATGTTAATGAAATCAACTAGTATCATACCTCCGATATGGCGA from Bacillus sp. 1780r2a1 encodes the following:
- the nadC gene encoding carboxylating nicotinate-nucleotide diphosphorylase; translated protein: MNALKIKTLLHQFFIEDIGDQDLTSEAIFSRHETGYAEIVAKQSGIFVGDSIIAEGFYLINQQAEVQLYKRDGEHVKAGDIIAKVHGPIQAILTGERVILNLIQRMSGIATMTFQARKMMEGTHTQICDTRKTTPGLRGLEKYAVRMGGGVNHRFGLYDGVMLKDNHIAYAGSIKKAVLKVKESVGPMVKIEVEIETLEQLKEAVEADVDVIMFDNCRPQTIKEWISLVPNHIMTEASGGMTLNNIASYKDTGVDYISLGALTHSVQSLDISLNVEEMNHELV
- the nadB gene encoding L-aspartate oxidase, which codes for MHKTDVLIIGSGLAALATAYALYPYKKVTMVTKGRIEENNSILAQGGIAAAVGNHDGWQEHAYDTLAAGSSHCIEETVHILAKEGVSCVWDFIADGMKFDQLKNGDFHFGREGAHRLNRILHAGGDKTGALLFSFLKKRVLPHVEIIEHQVIQKLICDDRGCIGAIGEGRRGQMQAYLAEHVVVATGGIGGLYQYTSNHVHATGEGVMLAYDAGAELEDLEFIQFHPTLLRKGNHAVGLVSEAVRGEGGVLVTEDGEYFMKGIQPFEDLSSRDIVARAVFEQMQRGKDVFLDISEVEKFNERFPTIKALCQKANIDLSQKRIPVIPGAHFLMGGIKVNEHGETTIPYLYAVGEVACTGVHGANRLASNSLLECIVFGRRVGEHILSTESRQVIDYKVDEQVSRFEESFTMNQVDIQAVMMQHVGIIRNAAGLQEAINWFEHELNLLRLKVVTSYSKQQRQRMAMLKLGKLIASSAINRCESRGAHYRSDFPYKEHSWEKQKIIHSLEGVLA
- a CDS encoding IscS subfamily cysteine desulfurase codes for the protein MVYLDYAATTPMSKESIEAYNTAAISYYGNANSLHTIGTQAGDLLSLCRHKLASFINGDTQGIHFTSGGTESNMLAIQSLLQRTEHRGKHIITTSLEHASVLRALSSSQKVGYTITYLPVNKAGVVSIEALKQAIQEDTVLVAIQHVNHELGSIQPIQAIGQLLKEHGIWFHCDCVQSFGKIPIDVEKASIDSLSVASHKLYGPKGVGFVYIRPASGKSISNLINLVTEHDRGTMNVPGIVAFATAAEHAHNQLKKSYNHFENLKSYLLTQIEGLQGFVQMEANSPAHFPGIIGLTFRNVQGQYVMLQCNRHNIAVATGSACTVHKQAPLRSLLAIGKSPEQAKNFIRISFSLHTTTEDLDELMKVLHLLHKEIMKER
- a CDS encoding transcription repressor NadR; translation: MSENQRKVLGEERRELILQWLKTEQQPMTGSELSKRTKVSRQVIVQDISLLKARNEPILATSQGYIYMQSPNQASSQQRIIACHHAPEDTEKELFMIVDHGVCVKDVTIEHPVYGELTASMMVQTRKDVEAFLQKINQTNATYLSQLTEGTHLHTLEADTIQKLDAACEALEQAGYLLKSE
- the pheA gene encoding prephenate dehydratase, encoding MVGKVGYLGPKATFTHVAVQEVFSEYEQIPFKTIPSCIDAVYNEDVEYGIVPLENALEGSVNLTLDYLIHEHRLPVVGEIVLPIRQHLMVHPNHADKWEEVKTVYSHPHAIAQCHKFLYGSLGHVPVEEMTSTAFAAKYVSENPEEVVGAIANGLAAKEYGLHIARPNIHDYDHNTTRFVVLHKDRTRAVPFEQENGYKTTLMITLPSDQAGALHQVLSAFAWRKLNLSKIESRPMKTGLGNYFFIVDIEQEMDEVLIPSAIAELEALGCKVAILGSYPHTLLDRKIPL
- a CDS encoding ACT domain-containing protein; the encoded protein is MKKTLDAKLLIERGKSASVADAVQEVDLSRSAFYKYRDTVFPFQTVVTQRIISLFFHLEDRSGTLSHLLSVVASSGCNVLTIHQTIPLQGRANVTLSLDIASMKVELNDLLRELKRLAFVDKVEVLGSGA
- the obgE gene encoding GTPase ObgE; protein product: MFVDQVKVYVKGGDGGNGMVAFRREKYVPKGGPAGGDGGHGADVIFEVEEGLRTLMDFRYKRHFKADRGEHGMSKGQHGRNSEAMIVKVPPGTVVIDAETKETVADLVEHGQRAVIAKGGRGGRGNTRFATPANPAPELSENGEPGQERDVILELKVLADVGLVGFPSVGKSTLLSVTSAAKPKIAEYHFTTLAPNLGVVETGDNRSFVMADLPGLIEGAHEGVGLGHQFLRHIERTRVIVHVVDMSGLEGRDPYEDYLTINEELRQYNLRLTERPQVVVANKMDIPEAEENLARFKEKVGEEVKVFPISAATRDGIRELLFTVADLVDTTPEFPMHEEEDLSTHRVLYKHEKKEVEFHITRDSDGSFVLDGEKVEKLFKMTDFSRDESVRRFARQLRGMGIDEALRERGAKDGDIVKLFEYEFEFID
- a CDS encoding sporulation initiation phosphotransferase B, with amino-acid sequence MKKEWDVVEVLKYARHDWLNKIQLIKGNLALNRIDRANDIINTIVNESQHESKLTSMNMRLFTGFVMTYHWYNHAVRLELEVLGNAQDLSKYDNELYRWCRYLTGLLESHIDYHADNYLSISLCTEEQEPRFFFDFSGILTDMQNLQEQLGRYEYGQMLTCVEQEMLPTEFNIQIKINT
- the rpmA gene encoding 50S ribosomal protein L27, with product MLVRLDLQFFASKKGVGSTKNGRDSIAKRLGAKRADGQFVTGGSILYRQRGTKIYPGANVGRGGDDTLYAQIDGIVKFERFGRDRKKVSVYPVAQEA
- a CDS encoding ribosomal-processing cysteine protease Prp, which gives rise to MIKVTISRNANKQIDGFTMSGHAEFSEHGKDLVCAGASAVSFGTLNAIHSITGVTPVIKQGGDGGYLRCEIPENVDLSALEQIHLLLEGMVVSLKTIELDYSKYIKINDN
- the rplU gene encoding 50S ribosomal protein L21, with amino-acid sequence MYAIIETGGKQIKVEAGQAIYIEKLAGEQGETVTFDKVLFVGGDNVKVGAPFVEGATVTAKVEKQGRAKKITVFKYKAKKNYRRKQGHRQPYTKVVIDAINA